A single genomic interval of Salmo trutta chromosome 13, fSalTru1.1, whole genome shotgun sequence harbors:
- the LOC115205974 gene encoding leucine-rich repeat and fibronectin type III domain-containing protein 1-like protein isoform X3 encodes MDRLIFSLLVLAVSIRGQLCPKRCMCQNLSPSLAILCAKTGLLFVPTVIDRRTVELRLTENFITAIRRRDFANMTSLIHLTLSRNTISQIMPYTFEDLKRLRALHLDSNRLSVIRDDHFRGLTNLRHLILANNQLHDISPHAFDDFTGTLEDLDLSYNNLVDIPWETIGRLTNVNTLNMDHNLIEHVPQGIFTNLHKLARLDMTSNKLKKIPPDPLFLRIPVYAKAKGSPQSSLVMSFGGNPLHCNCELLWLRRLTREDDLETCASPPDLTAKYFWTIPEEEFICDPPVMTRKSAKTFTMEGQPTSLKCKANGDPDPEIHWISPEGRLISNTSRTVTFSNGSLDINITSMKDSGIFTCIASNAAGESTGQVELVVNLLPHLANSTNRLREPDPGPSDILTSAKSTTATGNDTRRNQEGRVLMAELTASSVLIKWPYQNHVPGIRMYQVQYNSSLDDTLIYSACLRTRDG; translated from the coding sequence ATGGACCGGCTGATCTTCTCCCTGTTGGTGCTGGCCGTCTCCATCAGGGGGCAGCTGTGCCCCAAGCGCTGCATGTGCCAGAACCTGTCCCCCTCGCTGGCCATCCTCTGTGCCAAGACAGGCCTACTCTTTGTGCCCACCGTCATCGACCGGCGCACAGTGGAGCTGCGGCTCACTGAGAACTTTATCACAGCCATAAGGAGGCGGGACTTTGCCAACATGACTAGTTTGATCCATCTGACGTTGTCCCGCAACACCATAAGCCAGATCATGCCTTACACCTTCGAGGACCTCAAGCGGCTGCGAGCGCTGCACCTGGACAGCAACCGTCTGAGTGTGATCAGGGATGACCACTTTCGGGGGCTCACCAACCTTAGGCACCTAATCTTGGCCAACAACCAGCTGCACGATATCTCTCCCCACGCCTTTGACGACTTCACAGGAACCCTGGAAGACCTGGACCTGTCCTACAACAACCTGGTGGACATCCCCTGGGAGACGATAGGTCGTCTAACCAACGTCAACACCCTTAACATGGACCATAATCTTATAGAGCATGTGCCCCAAGGAATCTTCACCAACCTGCACAAGCTGGCGCGTCTAGACATGACTTCCAATAAGCTGAAGAAGATCCCACCGGATCCACTTTTTCTGCGCATCCCCGTCTACGCTAAAGCCAAAGGATCTCCTCAGTCATCATTGGTGATGAGTTTTGGTGGAAACCCGCTCCACTGTAACTGTGAACTGCTGTGGCTGAGGAGGCTGACCAGAGAAGATGACCTGGAGACCTGCGCCTCTCCTCCAGACCTCACAGCCAAGTACTTCTGGACTATCCCAGAGGAGGAGTTCATCTGTGACCCTCCGGTCATGACCAGGAAGTCTGCCAAGACCTTCACCATGGAGGGCCAGCCAACCAGTCTGAAGTGCAAGGCCAACGGAGACCCAGACCCAGAGATTCACTGGATTTCCCCTGAGGGCCGTCTGATCTCCAACACGTCACGGACTGTCACCTTCAGCAATGGCAGCCTGGACATCAACATCACCTCCATGAAGGACTCTGGAATCTTCACCTGCATTGCCTCCAACGCGGCGGGGGAGTCCACGGGCCAAGTGGAGCTGGTTGTCAACCTCCTCCCCCACCTGGCCAACAGCACCAACCGGCTACGGGAGCCCGACCCTGGCCCTTCAGACATCCTCACTTCGGCCAAGTCCACCACAGCCACGGGCAATGACACACGGAGGAACCAGGAGGGAAGGGTGCTGATGGCGGAGCTGACAGCTAGCTCAGTGCTGATCAAATGGCCATATCAGAACCACGTCCCTGGGATCAGGATGTACCAGGTCCAGTACAACAGTTCCCTGGATGACACGCTCATCTACAG